The nucleotide window ATTTGCCTGTAGCGTAATCGAACATGCCCTTGCCGGTGATGGGAGCAAACGGCGCTCGTGCGTAGACTTTGCGTGGAGTCCAGGGGCGCAGACCGGCAGCAATCTGGTCGGGGAAAATCTTTGGATCGCCTGCTGCAAGAAAGGCTTCCTGCGCGATTTCACCGGAGACCTGATGCTGCCCGTGGCCGTCGGTCACGCCGCCGACAAAGGTTGCAGTCAGCACCAGCGGCCGTTCGCGGCGAATCGCGAGCACGGTGTCATAGAGCACGCGCTCGTGTCCCCAGCGCATGAAGGACTCTTCCTGTGTCTTAGAGAATCCAAAGTCCGCTTCCGTACCCCAATACTGCTTGACTCCGTAATACTCACCGGCCTTCAGCAATTCATTGGTGCGAATTACTCCGAGCGCATCGTAGCTATCGGCGGACATTGCATTCTGCCCGCCCTCGCCGCGCGTGAGCGTCAGGAGCGAAGTGCGCACGCCCTGCCCACGGCTTTCATAGGTAAGCATGGATCCGTCTTCGTCGTCTGGATGGGCGACAATCGCCATCAGGCTGGCCCAGGTTCCAAGACGCCGAAGGCTCTGCTCCAGTGCCGCTGCGCCGCGATCTTCGGGTAGAGGTAAAGCCCGGTCCGTTGCTTCGCCGAATTCAGGGGAAGACGTCGTCGCTGGTTGCTGTGCCTGAAGTTGTGGTGCCTGGATTGCGGTCGAAAGCATACTGGCAATGGCTATCCATGCTGTCGCGGTCACCGTGCGAGTGCGCAGCAGAGTCTCGGTCAGAGCCCTGGTCTGGTCAGTGTGTCGCATCATTGGCTCCAGTGTACAATCCGTGCAGTCCTGCGTCTCTTTTGCTGCCAGTTCATCCATTTCGAAATGACTTCACCTTCTCGCCTGTCTTCGACGCACGCCACGCTCTCCCGGCACATCGGGCTGTCCTCTGCGGTCGCCCTGAATATGATGGACATGATCGGGGTGGGACCATTTCTCACTTTGCCGCTGGTGATTGCTGCGGCAGGCAGCAGGTTTGCGGTATGGGCATGGATACTGGGCGCTGCGATTGCGGTCTGCGATGGACTGGTGTGGGCCGAGCTGGGCGCAGCCTTTCCTGATGCGGGTGGCTCTTATGCTTTTCTGCGCGAAATCTACGGCCCTGATCGTGCCGGTCGCTGGATATCTTTTCTCTATGTATGGCAGCTTAGTTTTTCCGCACCGCTTTCTATCGCCTCTGGATGCATTGGCCTTGCGACGTTTCTAGGCTGGCTGTGGTCTCCGCTGCAGGCTGTTCCATTCGCGGCAATCCCATTTATTCACGGTACTAACCTGGTTGCTGCGGGAACATGCCTTGTGGTGACGGCTCTGCTGTATCGCAACCTTAGTTCGATTACCCGGCTGGCATGGATACTTTTTGCGGGGGTTCTATTCACGGTTGCGGGAGTCATTGCGTCCGGTCTTGTGACGGGCAATCGCCTGACTGGTGCGACAGGCTGGCACCTCGCCGACATGGTCGCGTGGCCGCCGTGGGGGGCAGGGGGAACGTTGCTTCCGGCTCTGGCCTCGGCGACGCTTATCGCCTGCTATGACTACTGGGGCTACTACAACATCTGCTTCCTGGGCTCGGAAGTTCGCAAGCCGGAGCGTACTATTCCGCGCGCGATTTTGATCTCGCTGCTGGTTGTAGCTGCCATGTATGTGGCAATGAATCTGGCGGTACTGCCTGCTCTCAGCGCGGGATCGTCGCTGGCTGCGAAGGCCGGCGCACCAGCGCGATTGGCATTGGTTGCTGAGATTGCACAATCGGCTTTCGGACGCATTGCCGGCCAGGTACTGGCTGCGCTGATTCTCTGGAGCGCGTTTGCGTCGGTCTTCTCATTGCTGCTCGGCTACTCGCGTGTGCCGTACGCTGCTGCCCGCGATGGCAACTACTTCAGAGCGCTCGCTGCGGTCCATCCACGTCATGGATTTCCGCATCGGTCCCTGGTTGCGCTCGGGCTGGTGGCGACGGTCTTCTGCTTCTTCTCGCTTACGCAGGTCATTACGCTGCTGGTGGTGATCCGCATCGTGTTGCAGTTTTTGCTACAGCAGGTGGGTGTTATCTGGCTGCGCTTCAGCCAGCCAAATCTTCCGCGTCCCTTCAGGATGCCGCTGTTTCCGCTGCCGCCGGTGGCTGCTATTGCTGGGTTTCTTTTTGTGCTGGCGTACAGGCCCAATCCGGCACGCGAACTGGGTGTTGCTGCCGCAATTGCTATTGTCGGAACCGTAATTTACCTGATTCGCGCCCATCGTCGCCGCGAATGGCCATTCGGTCCGATATAGGCTTCTCCTTATCTTTCCCCGCCTGGTATGTGCCGCGCGAAGCGCAACAAAGGGTATTCTGAAAAGAAGGTCATTCGCCTCCGAAGGAATCTATCGTGTCTGAGATCGCTGTACCTGTCATCGATATCCCCGCGCAATTGCCCAGCATCCGCATCGCGGTACTTGGCACCGGCAAGATGGGAGGCATTCTGCTGCAGGCTTTTCTCAAGCAGAACCTCTTCGCGCCTGAGCACATTCACGCTACTGTCGCCCACGTTGAACGCGCCCAGGCGCTCTCTACGCAGTGGGGCGTCGATGTTTCGACGGACAACCTGGCTGCGGCACAGCAGGCGGATCTGATCCTGCTCGGCGTCAAGCCGTTTCAAGTGCCCGATCTGGTCGCCCAGATTCGCCCGGCGCTTACGCCGGAGAAGACGCTGATCTCCTTTGCTGCTTCGGTAAAGACTGCTGCGATTGAAGAGGCCGCGGGGATCGAGATTCCGGTTATTCGCGCTATGCCCAATACTCCGTCGGCTCTTGGAGCGGGGATCGCGGGCCTTTGCCGCGGAAAGTTCGTCACGGACAAGCAGATGGATCTGGCCCGGCGCATCTTTGAGACCGTAGGCCGCACCGTTACCGTGGATGAAAAGCACATGGACGCTGTTACGGGTCTCTCTGCCTCCGGACCGGCTTTTATCTACATCATTCTGGAGTCGCTTGCGGAAGCCGGAGTTAAAGTCGGCCTGCCTCGCGAGACTGCAACTCTGCTCGCTGCGCAGACGACCTTTGGCGCGGCCAAAATGGTGCTCGATACTGGTTACCATCCTGCGCTCCTCAAAGACGCGGTGACGACCCCGGCAGGCTGCACTATCGACGGCATCCTGGAGCTGGAAGAAGGCGGATTGCGCGTGACGCTGATCAAAGCTGTGATGCGGGCCACGCAGCGCGCCAAAGAACTGGCTGCAGGGTAGGGAATCGGTTTTCAAGGATGCCGATGCCCGATACAAAATCAACGTTGCATAACCCGGATTTGGGTCCTGATCTGGATTCAGATCAGGGCCTCGTCTCCTTGAGCGATTCTTCGGGCGGTTCTTCTGCTGTGCTCACGCGTCGGCCAACTTGGCTTCCGACTTACATCCCGGAGTTGGAAGGCCTGCGTGGTCTGGCCGTGCTGGCTGTGGTGCTCTACCACTGTCATCAACGGCTGACGGGCACCTGGATCTACGGTCCGATGTTGTGGGGTTGGGCGGGCGTCAACCTGTTCTTCGCGCTGTCTGGATTTCTGATCACCTCAATCCTGCTTGAAGCTCGCGAGAAGCCGCACTATTTTCGCAACTTCTATGCTCGCCGCGTGCTGCGCATCTGGCCTGTCTACTTTCTGCTGCTGATTGTTTGCTACGCTGTGCCGGAGTGGTTTCTCGGGGATACGTTTGCGCACCAGGCACGGTGGCCAATCCTGCTTGGCTACGCGCTGTTTATTCAGAACCTGCGTCATACTCCGCTGCCGGGAACGCTTGGTCCTACATGGTCGCTGGCCATCGAGGAGCAGTATTATCTTGTCTGGGCGCCGGTGGTTCGCTATTGCAGGGGGCGCTTGAACTGGCTGCTGCCTGTCATTTTGCTGGCGATGGTGGCTGCTTCGCCTATCTTCCGGCTCAGCCATGCACACTGGCTGAACACTACGCACACGCTCATTCATCTCGAAGGGATTGCGATGGGCAGCCTGATTTCCTTCTGCCTTTATCACCTTCGCATGGCTCGGCGTACCTGGTTATGGATTGGGTTAGTCGCGGCTATATCCGGGTTTGTGGCGGCTGGCACTATCTTTGCAGGCTCAGCATTTCTCGATACGGGCCTGGCGCTTGGATTCGCTGGAGTTGTGCTGGTCGCAGTCGCTGGAACCGGAGCTGCCAATCCTGTTGCGATGCTGCTACGGCGCGGTCCGCTGGCTTTTTATGGACGCATCAGCTACGGGCTGTACATGACGCACATCCTGGTTTTCGTTTACTTCGGCAACTTCGATGCGCGTCTCGACGACAAATATCACCGCGGAATCCCGGGTAATCTGGCTATCGTCGGACTGCGGCTGGTTGCTTCCACGGTCGTCGCCACGGCGCTCTGGTATGGTTTTGAGTCTCAAGTGCTCAAGCTGAAACGATACTTTAAAAGCGCGTAAGTCATGCAGGGTCAGCAACTCTTGTGACCGATATACCGTACTTTTACTTTGATTGAAACAGGCGATGCACTACCATCTAGCTATATGCGGCCCACCGTTATTCTGCTCTCCTACAATTCAGTGGACACACTGGGCGCAACGCTGACACGCGCCCGCGAGGTTTCCGACGAGATCTTCGTCATCGATTCGTTTAGTTCCGACGACACCATAGCCCTCGCTGAATCGTTCGGCGCTACTGTGGTTCAACATGTTTTTGAAAATTACGGCGCCCAGCGCAACTGGGGCATCGATCACCTGCCGATCTCTCGGAAATGGCAGCTGCACCTGGACGCGGATGAAGTGATGGACGACGAGCTGGTCGCCGCAATCCAGGCTCTGCCCGACGAGCCGGAGCACTCGGGGTACTTCGTCCCACGCTATGTGAAGTTTCTGGGCCGCGTGATGCGTCATGGAGGCATGAGCCCGACCTGGCATCTCCGTCTCTTTCGCACGGGAATCGGGCGCTGCGAGGATCGCAAATACGACCAGCATTACCTGATCTCCAGCGGCACGAGTGGACAGCTCCCAGGCGTGATGATCGACGACATCGCCATGAGCCTCTCCGAATGGACAGCACGCCACAACCGCTGGGCAGACGGCGAAGTGGCCGAAATGGACGCAGCAGAAACGGGCCATGCTGCTGCCGGGCGGCTGGTCGCCGACGCCAAGGGAAACCCGGCGCAGCGTAAGCGCGCACTGCGTCAGAAATACAACAACTTACCCCTTTTCGTCCGACCCTTTGCGCTCTTTGGATATCGCTATTTCTTCAAGATGGGTTTCCTGGATGGCACTGAGGGCTTCATCTTCTGGGTTCTCCAAACCTTCTGGTTTCGCTTTTTGATCGATGCAAAGATCTGGGAAAAGAGAAATCGCTCTTAATAGAAGCAAGGCGTTTTGAATATAAGCATCCACAAACTTCCGGGCGGAAACCATCAAGGTTCCCCGGAAGATCTGTCATGCCCAAACCCGCAGGCCATCCTTGCCAGATTTCTGTGAGCGTTATCACACAGATTTGTAATCTGCGGGTGCTAGCATCGCAGGTAGTCTAGGTTGCCGGTTGAATGACGCTTTTTCGTGCGTCCCCGCATCTTATCGGGTAACAATGGCACATCAACATATATCTTGAGGTTCTTCATGACGGATGAAACTCTGACCCCTGAAGCAGTTGCCGCAGATAGCTCAACCAGCGCCAACACCCCGGCCAATTCTGAGCCCAAACTGAGTGCAGAACTCCTGGCTAAAATGAACGACTACTGGCACGCCGCGAACTACCTCACTGTCGGCCAGATCTATCTCAAAGACAATCCTCTTCTAAAGCGGCCTCTTACTCTCGAAGATGTTAAGCCTCGCCTGCTGGGACACTGGGGCACGACTACTGGCCTCAATTTCATCTACGTTCATCTGAATCGCGTTATCAAGGAGCGCGATCTAAACATGATCTATGTCATGGGCCCGGGCCACGGCGGCCCCGGCATCGTGGCGCATACCTATCTTGAAGGCTCATACACGGAGATTTATCCTCCTGTCGAACAAAACGCAGATGGCATCAAGCGCCTCTTCCGCCAGTTCAGTTGGCCGCTGGGGATTCCCAGCCATGTTGCGCCAGAGACGCCCGGTTCCATTCATGAGGGCGGGGAACTTGGCTACTCGATCGTTCACGCTTACGGCGCAGCCTTCGACAATCCTGATCTCGTGGTGGCCTGCGTGGTCGGCGACGGTGAATCTGAAACCGGTCCGCTGGCTACGAGCTGGCATTCCAATAAGTTTCTCAATCCGGCAACCGATGGCGCTGTATTACCGATTCTTCATCTGAACGGCTACAAGATTGCCAATCCAACGGTGCTGGCTCGTATTCCTCACGAGGAGCTGGAAAGCCTGATGCGCGGCTACGGCTATGAGCCCTTTACTCTTGAGGGCGACGATCCGGCCATCATGCATGAACAGATGGCCGCAGTGCTCGACACGATGCTGGACCGTATCGCTGCGATCCAGAAAGCGGCTCGCGAACAGGGAAGCACCGAGCGTCCGCGCTGGCCGATGTTGATTCTAAAGACGCCGAAGGGATGGACTGGTCCCAAGTTTGTGGATGGAAAGCCGGTTGAGGGCACATGGCGCGCTCACCAGGTTCCCATCGAGATCAAGGGCAATCTCGATCATCTGCGTCAGCTCGAAGAGTGGATGCGCTCCTATAAGCCGCATGAGATCTTCGATGAACATGGTCACTTCCGCGAAGATCTGGCGGATCTGGCTCCCAAGGGCGATCGACGCATGGGCATGAATCCTCATGCCAACGGCGGCCTGTTGCTGAAGCCACTTGTCGTTCCTAACTTTCGCAAATTCGCTGTCGATGTGACCGCGGAAAATCGTGGGCAGGTCGATGAGGAATCCACGCGAGTACTCGGTCATCTGCTTCACGCCGTAATGCAGGCCAATCTTCCGGCGGGAAACTTCCGCCTTTTCGGTCCCGATGAAACGGCCTCGAACCGGCTGGAGGAAGTTGAAGTCGGCACAGGCAAAGCGTGGATGGCCTCAACTCTGGAGGTGGATGAGAATCTCTCTGAGACTGGCCACGTTATGGAAGTGCTCAGCGAGCACATGTGCCAGGGCTGGCTTGAGGGCTACCTGCTCACGGGCCGTCACGGCTTCTTTTCCTGCTACGAAGCTTTCATCCACATCATTGACTCGATGGTGAACCAGCATGCCAAGTGGCTCAAGGTTACGCGCGAGCTTCCCTGGCGCAAACCTATCGCCTCTCTCAACTACCTGCTCACTTCGCATGTGTGGAGGCAGGATCACAATGGGTTTTCGCATCAGGACCCAGGCTTCATCGATCACCTGCTGGTCAAGAAGGCCGACGTCGTTCGCATCTATCTTCCGCCCGATGCGAATACGCTTCTCTCGGTCTCTGACCACTGCCTGCGTAGCCGCAACTACATCAACCTGATCGTTGCCGGGAAGCAGCCGCAACCGCAATGGCTCAATATGGACGAAGCGGTGCAGCACTGTATCGCGGGCCTCGGCGTATGGGATTGGGCCTCGACCGACAACGGTGACCAGCCGGATGTTGTTATGGCTTGCTGTGGAGATATTCCCACACTTGAAACCATGGCTGCTGTTACGCTGCTGCGCGATCAAATTCCCGACCTTAAGATTCGCGTCATCAACGTGGTCGATCTCATGACTTTGCAGCCTACCTCTGAACATCCGCATGGTCTTTCGGATGAAGAGTACGATCTTGCGTTCGGTAAGAATGTTCCTACTATCTTCGCTTTCCACGGCTATCCGCGGGTTGTCCATCAACTGACTTATCGCCGCCACAATCATGACGACATCCACGTGCGCGGTTACAAGGAAGAAGGCACGACAACTACTCCCTTTGACATGTGCGTGCGCAATAACATCGATCGCTACCAGTTATCTTTCGATGTAATTCGCCGCGTGCCGCGTCTGGCCAGCATGATCGAGTCTGCCAGCCAACTCTACAGCGAGAGAATCCAGAAGCACCGCCTCTACGTTGCAGAAAACGGCCAGGATCTTCCCGAAGTCCGCAACTGGAAGTGGACCTCGCGATAGGGCTGGGCTTTCAGTTCAAGAGTTAACAAATCTACGGGTGCCCCATCCTTTGCGCGTGTTGCACGCAGAGGATGGGGGCGCAAATCTCCGCCCGAACCGCTAACAATCCAACAGCAATGCCCCTGGCGTGACCATGCACATACTCGTACTGAACAGCGGCTCGTCCTCGATCAAATTCGCAATCTACGATGCAGGTAAAGATGCTCCGTGCAAGCTGCTGGAAGGCGCGGTAGACGGCATCGGCGCCGATGAAAACAAGCATGAGTTCTGGATCAAATCATGGCAAGGGAACGACGACGGCAAGAAGATCGTCGATGAAAAGCCTGATCTTGCGGACACGAAAGCCGCCTTCGGGGTGATCGGAAAGGCGATCAACCAACCGCCATTTCCACGTCCGACGGCAGTGGGCCATCGCATGGTCAACGGCGGCCCGGCAATCATCGAAAATCAGCGCCTTACGCCGCAGCTCGTCACCGAAATGGAGCGCTATACAAACTTTGCTCCACTGCATATTCCTACCGCGATCTACATCATGCGTCAGTCGATGGAACTCTTTCCGGACGTGCCGAACTTCGTCTGCCTCGACAACTACTTTCATCGCGACCTGCCGGAGGTGACCAGGCATCTGCCGATCCCCGATAAGTACACGCAGATGGGGCTACGCCGCTTTGGCGCGCATGGTCTTTCGTATGAATCTATCGTTGCTCATCTACAGCCAAATATCCCTGCGCGCCTGATTGTCGCGCATCTCGGAAACGGTGCGTCTGTATGCGCCATCCGCGACGGCAAGAGCCTGGACACATCGATGGGTCTTACTCCTACTGGCGGTATCCTGTCAGGCACTCGTACCGGCGACATGGACCCGGGCGTGCTTCTTTTCCTTCTGCGCAAGGTTGGAGAAACATGCAAAGACACGCAGGCCGCTGCCGATCAGCTCGAAGAAATCGTAGATCAGCAATCCGGTCTGCAGGGTCTGAGTCAGTCCATTCATGACATGCGCACATTGCGTGAGGCCATCGACAAGGGCGACGCCAAGGCGCGCCTCGCAGTGGATGAGTTCGTCTACGTGCTGCGCAAATTTATCGGCGGTTACATCGCTGTACTTGGCGGGCTCGACATGCTTGTCTTCACTGGTGGTATCGGCGAGCATGACAACGCTACACGTGCTGAAGTCTGCGCAGGTCTTGAGTTTCTCGGCATCGTTCTCGACGCGAAACGGAATGAGTCGCAGGGCGAAGCTACTATCTCCGCTGCCAACTCGGCTGTTGAAATACGCGTGATACCGGCTGCGGAAGACCTGACTATTGTCTATCACGTTCGCCGCCTGATGGATGAAGCGCGGACGTAATTTGCGTGGGAGAGAATTGCGTCCCACGGGCAAACTCTGACTGTTCTACACTGATGGGTAGTTGCAAAGGGCTTGGGAAATGACTATCGCCGCAATCTCCATCGCAGATCGAACTCCGTCAGCAGGTCTACGCCGCTTTGCCTGGGCTGTACTCGCATACTTCATCGCCACGATACTCTGGGGAACGATCGTTCGCGCGACAGGCTCCGGTGCAGGCTGCGGAGATCACTGGCCGCTCTGCAACGGCACTGTCTTTCAGCAGTCGCCCACGCTGCAGACAATTATCGAATTCACGCACCGCATTACCGCTGCGCTTGATCTCTTCTTCGTTCTCGGGCTGCTGGTCTGGACGTGGCGCAAGACGGTCTCCGGCCATCTTGCACGCTGGGCTGCCGGTGCGTCGGTCTTTCTTACGCTGACCGAAGGGCTGCTCGGAGCGCTGCTGGTAAAGCTGGGCCTCACGGCGGACAGCCGGTCACCCCTGCGGCCACCGTTCCTCGCGCTGCATCTGTCGAATACGCTGCTGCTCGTAGCCACGCTGGCTATGACGGCGCATTTGCTTGGGCGACGCGTCGGCTTTCGCTGGCGTGACATTCGCATCAGTTCTCCACTTGGCACGACTATTGGGATGCTTGCAGTGATGGTCGTCGGCGTAACGGGCTCTCTGGCTGCGCTGGGCGATACGCTTTTTCCCGCAACATCTTTTCGCAGTTCACTGGCCCAGGATTTTTCAGCGGACAGCACATGGCTGCTGCGCTGGCGATGGACGCACCCTACCTTTG belongs to Acidicapsa ligni and includes:
- a CDS encoding APC family permease; amino-acid sequence: MTSPSRLSSTHATLSRHIGLSSAVALNMMDMIGVGPFLTLPLVIAAAGSRFAVWAWILGAAIAVCDGLVWAELGAAFPDAGGSYAFLREIYGPDRAGRWISFLYVWQLSFSAPLSIASGCIGLATFLGWLWSPLQAVPFAAIPFIHGTNLVAAGTCLVVTALLYRNLSSITRLAWILFAGVLFTVAGVIASGLVTGNRLTGATGWHLADMVAWPPWGAGGTLLPALASATLIACYDYWGYYNICFLGSEVRKPERTIPRAILISLLVVAAMYVAMNLAVLPALSAGSSLAAKAGAPARLALVAEIAQSAFGRIAGQVLAALILWSAFASVFSLLLGYSRVPYAAARDGNYFRALAAVHPRHGFPHRSLVALGLVATVFCFFSLTQVITLLVVIRIVLQFLLQQVGVIWLRFSQPNLPRPFRMPLFPLPPVAAIAGFLFVLAYRPNPARELGVAAAIAIVGTVIYLIRAHRRREWPFGPI
- the proC gene encoding pyrroline-5-carboxylate reductase, whose product is MSEIAVPVIDIPAQLPSIRIAVLGTGKMGGILLQAFLKQNLFAPEHIHATVAHVERAQALSTQWGVDVSTDNLAAAQQADLILLGVKPFQVPDLVAQIRPALTPEKTLISFAASVKTAAIEEAAGIEIPVIRAMPNTPSALGAGIAGLCRGKFVTDKQMDLARRIFETVGRTVTVDEKHMDAVTGLSASGPAFIYIILESLAEAGVKVGLPRETATLLAAQTTFGAAKMVLDTGYHPALLKDAVTTPAGCTIDGILELEEGGLRVTLIKAVMRATQRAKELAAG
- a CDS encoding acyltransferase family protein; the protein is MPDTKSTLHNPDLGPDLDSDQGLVSLSDSSGGSSAVLTRRPTWLPTYIPELEGLRGLAVLAVVLYHCHQRLTGTWIYGPMLWGWAGVNLFFALSGFLITSILLEAREKPHYFRNFYARRVLRIWPVYFLLLIVCYAVPEWFLGDTFAHQARWPILLGYALFIQNLRHTPLPGTLGPTWSLAIEEQYYLVWAPVVRYCRGRLNWLLPVILLAMVAASPIFRLSHAHWLNTTHTLIHLEGIAMGSLISFCLYHLRMARRTWLWIGLVAAISGFVAAGTIFAGSAFLDTGLALGFAGVVLVAVAGTGAANPVAMLLRRGPLAFYGRISYGLYMTHILVFVYFGNFDARLDDKYHRGIPGNLAIVGLRLVASTVVATALWYGFESQVLKLKRYFKSA
- a CDS encoding glycosyltransferase family 2 protein produces the protein MRPTVILLSYNSVDTLGATLTRAREVSDEIFVIDSFSSDDTIALAESFGATVVQHVFENYGAQRNWGIDHLPISRKWQLHLDADEVMDDELVAAIQALPDEPEHSGYFVPRYVKFLGRVMRHGGMSPTWHLRLFRTGIGRCEDRKYDQHYLISSGTSGQLPGVMIDDIAMSLSEWTARHNRWADGEVAEMDAAETGHAAAGRLVADAKGNPAQRKRALRQKYNNLPLFVRPFALFGYRYFFKMGFLDGTEGFIFWVLQTFWFRFLIDAKIWEKRNRS
- a CDS encoding phosphoketolase family protein, which gives rise to MTDETLTPEAVAADSSTSANTPANSEPKLSAELLAKMNDYWHAANYLTVGQIYLKDNPLLKRPLTLEDVKPRLLGHWGTTTGLNFIYVHLNRVIKERDLNMIYVMGPGHGGPGIVAHTYLEGSYTEIYPPVEQNADGIKRLFRQFSWPLGIPSHVAPETPGSIHEGGELGYSIVHAYGAAFDNPDLVVACVVGDGESETGPLATSWHSNKFLNPATDGAVLPILHLNGYKIANPTVLARIPHEELESLMRGYGYEPFTLEGDDPAIMHEQMAAVLDTMLDRIAAIQKAAREQGSTERPRWPMLILKTPKGWTGPKFVDGKPVEGTWRAHQVPIEIKGNLDHLRQLEEWMRSYKPHEIFDEHGHFREDLADLAPKGDRRMGMNPHANGGLLLKPLVVPNFRKFAVDVTAENRGQVDEESTRVLGHLLHAVMQANLPAGNFRLFGPDETASNRLEEVEVGTGKAWMASTLEVDENLSETGHVMEVLSEHMCQGWLEGYLLTGRHGFFSCYEAFIHIIDSMVNQHAKWLKVTRELPWRKPIASLNYLLTSHVWRQDHNGFSHQDPGFIDHLLVKKADVVRIYLPPDANTLLSVSDHCLRSRNYINLIVAGKQPQPQWLNMDEAVQHCIAGLGVWDWASTDNGDQPDVVMACCGDIPTLETMAAVTLLRDQIPDLKIRVINVVDLMTLQPTSEHPHGLSDEEYDLAFGKNVPTIFAFHGYPRVVHQLTYRRHNHDDIHVRGYKEEGTTTTPFDMCVRNNIDRYQLSFDVIRRVPRLASMIESASQLYSERIQKHRLYVAENGQDLPEVRNWKWTSR
- a CDS encoding acetate/propionate family kinase yields the protein MHILVLNSGSSSIKFAIYDAGKDAPCKLLEGAVDGIGADENKHEFWIKSWQGNDDGKKIVDEKPDLADTKAAFGVIGKAINQPPFPRPTAVGHRMVNGGPAIIENQRLTPQLVTEMERYTNFAPLHIPTAIYIMRQSMELFPDVPNFVCLDNYFHRDLPEVTRHLPIPDKYTQMGLRRFGAHGLSYESIVAHLQPNIPARLIVAHLGNGASVCAIRDGKSLDTSMGLTPTGGILSGTRTGDMDPGVLLFLLRKVGETCKDTQAAADQLEEIVDQQSGLQGLSQSIHDMRTLREAIDKGDAKARLAVDEFVYVLRKFIGGYIAVLGGLDMLVFTGGIGEHDNATRAEVCAGLEFLGIVLDAKRNESQGEATISAANSAVEIRVIPAAEDLTIVYHVRRLMDEART
- a CDS encoding COX15/CtaA family protein; translation: MTIAAISIADRTPSAGLRRFAWAVLAYFIATILWGTIVRATGSGAGCGDHWPLCNGTVFQQSPTLQTIIEFTHRITAALDLFFVLGLLVWTWRKTVSGHLARWAAGASVFLTLTEGLLGALLVKLGLTADSRSPLRPPFLALHLSNTLLLVATLAMTAHLLGRRVGFRWRDIRISSPLGTTIGMLAVMVVGVTGSLAALGDTLFPATSFRSSLAQDFSADSTWLLRWRWTHPTFAILASIFLIWLLIRATRRSGPWDNRGLSALVVGLLVVQYVLGALDVWLLAPVWMQVIHLLGADLLWSALVVLTARLTLIPRQTKA